A genomic region of Methanothermobacter sp. CaT2 contains the following coding sequences:
- a CDS encoding radical SAM protein → MSLGERVQVLSDSAQFDLCDYSADPSQRNTAVPGIYYTSYRGCRVPLFKVLLTNRCCNDCRYCINSSCEMPVELSPEEIARVFLDYYERRYVDGLFLSSGVSHDPDETMERLIETLRILRLEGYGGYIHLKIIPGSSMDSIKRAMELASRVSINIETATPDGLDELSSTKDYGVDILRRMRWIHRLRKRHPELAPSGQSTQLMVGAVDETDEDIVKRVGWIHDRFSIKRVYFSGFQPMEGTPLESRDEADPMRVLRLYQADSLLSSYGFSPDELRFSGGYLDTDLDPKYAAAMDMDIFPVDLESAPYHEIIRVPGIGPKSARRIIEMRSRTRLTPERLRKMGVRMNRAEPFIYLDGFQSTLAEWGKDRRE, encoded by the coding sequence ATGAGTCTCGGTGAAAGGGTCCAGGTACTAAGTGACAGCGCCCAGTTTGACCTGTGTGATTACAGTGCTGACCCATCACAGCGAAATACAGCTGTCCCTGGCATCTACTACACCAGTTACAGGGGCTGCAGGGTCCCCCTCTTCAAGGTGCTCCTCACCAACAGGTGCTGCAATGACTGCAGGTACTGTATAAACAGCTCATGCGAGATGCCGGTGGAGCTCAGCCCTGAGGAAATTGCCAGGGTATTCCTTGACTACTATGAGAGGAGATATGTTGATGGTCTCTTCCTAAGTTCCGGTGTCAGCCACGACCCGGATGAAACCATGGAGCGTCTCATAGAAACCCTCAGGATCCTCCGTCTGGAAGGCTATGGTGGTTACATACACCTCAAGATCATACCGGGATCCTCCATGGATAGCATAAAGAGGGCCATGGAGCTTGCAAGCCGTGTGAGCATCAACATCGAGACAGCCACCCCCGATGGCCTGGATGAGCTTTCATCAACCAAGGATTACGGTGTTGATATACTCCGGAGAATGAGGTGGATACACAGGTTACGGAAGAGGCACCCCGAACTTGCACCCTCAGGTCAGAGCACACAGCTCATGGTTGGGGCCGTTGATGAAACAGATGAGGATATAGTGAAAAGAGTCGGGTGGATCCATGACCGTTTCTCAATTAAAAGGGTTTACTTCAGCGGCTTCCAGCCCATGGAGGGCACTCCCCTCGAATCCAGGGATGAAGCTGATCCTATGAGGGTTCTTAGGCTTTATCAGGCAGATTCCCTCCTCAGTTCCTATGGTTTCAGTCCAGATGAACTCAGGTTCAGTGGGGGCTACCTTGACACGGACCTTGACCCGAAATATGCTGCTGCAATGGATATGGATATCTTTCCTGTTGACCTTGAGAGCGCACCCTACCATGAAATCATAAGGGTCCCCGGGATCGGTCCCAAGTCTGCCAGGAGAATAATTGAGATGCGCAGCAGGACACGCCTCACACCTGAAAGGCTCAGAAAGATGGGTGTGAGGATGAATAGGGCAGAACCATTCATATACCTTGATGGCTTCCAGTCCACACTGGCTGAATGGGGTAAAGATAGAAGGGAGTGA
- a CDS encoding oligosaccharide repeat unit polymerase family protein — translation MRFDVFSPYSVVAVIIIYLSLALTGTGLGLRGLEPPSALSIIYIATGTVALIGGVYLSSGFRIGKIRTHEGSEPFLVALVIAGILIQAINLYLLGGIPLLSGYLKARAVTKLWFISYLLFLPSINILLAAYPRRKYYIPLIMGAILFALTGYRTTVVVILLSGTITLYYSARPSWRELGVLISALAVAALLVGYVAVKSIEWQTWTLNPVELLLYRAGYTLTVFDRIISLQGATGGKLLYYTLTGYIHSTDPRAIVGEVVLGYSHSTTSTIFGPSLLDFGLHAMLFQMFILGLLLGLMHRIQGVLDGFFTGIYSIILAQTIVWVETGPTDLVVWVFYLIGFISAIYVLWRCYSEAGSCS, via the coding sequence ATGAGGTTTGATGTGTTTTCACCATACTCAGTGGTGGCTGTCATTATAATCTACCTTTCCCTGGCACTGACCGGAACCGGACTCGGCCTGAGGGGACTTGAACCACCTTCAGCCCTTTCCATCATATACATTGCCACCGGAACGGTCGCCCTCATTGGAGGTGTTTACCTATCATCAGGGTTCAGGATAGGGAAGATAAGGACCCATGAAGGTTCCGAACCATTCCTCGTGGCTTTAGTGATTGCCGGAATTCTCATCCAGGCAATTAACCTGTATCTTCTGGGGGGAATCCCACTCCTAAGCGGATACCTCAAGGCAAGGGCTGTCACAAAGTTATGGTTCATCTCATACCTGTTATTCCTCCCATCCATCAACATACTCCTGGCAGCGTATCCACGGAGGAAATACTACATCCCCCTCATCATGGGGGCCATTCTCTTCGCCCTCACAGGTTACAGGACAACTGTGGTGGTCATACTCCTCAGCGGCACCATAACCCTCTACTATTCAGCCAGGCCCTCCTGGAGGGAACTGGGAGTTTTAATCTCTGCGCTTGCAGTTGCAGCTCTTCTTGTTGGCTACGTTGCAGTTAAATCCATTGAGTGGCAGACCTGGACCCTTAACCCGGTGGAACTTCTCCTCTACAGGGCAGGCTACACCCTCACAGTCTTTGACAGGATAATATCCCTGCAAGGTGCAACAGGCGGCAAACTTCTCTATTACACCCTGACAGGGTACATCCACTCCACCGACCCCAGGGCAATCGTTGGGGAGGTTGTACTGGGTTACAGCCACTCCACAACATCCACGATTTTTGGACCATCCCTCCTCGATTTCGGATTACATGCAATGCTTTTCCAGATGTTTATACTGGGCCTGCTTCTGGGGCTCATGCACCGAATTCAGGGAGTTCTCGACGGCTTTTTCACGGGTATATACTCCATCATACTGGCCCAGACAATTGTATGGGTTGAAACGGGACCCACGGACCTTGTGGTCTGGGTATTCTACCTTATAGGATTCATATCAGCAATATACGTTCTCTGGAGGTGTTACTCTGAGGCTGGCAGTTGCAGCTGA
- the cfbB gene encoding Ni-sirohydrochlorin a,c-diamide synthase: protein MRVVLAGTGSAVGKTTIATGIMKALSGRGVQPFKVGPDYIDPSYHTMATGNTSRNLDSFFMTEAQIREAFTRAMKLSGSRMGIIEGVRGLYEGISPIGDTGSTASVAKALDAPVVLIINSRSLVKSAAAMVLGFRSLDREVKIEGVILNQVKNRRHYLKTRRAVEELTGTAVIGGIPRSSELEVEQRHLGLVPAVERDTIAAQIEKWGLAMEEYIDLEALQDIMSSAGKIRGERQPLWQRGNRKRVRIGVAIDEAFNFYYQENIEALEDNAASVVPFSPIHDEELPDVDAVYIGGGYPEIFAAELESNTSMRKSIQRFHADGRPIFGECGGLMYLMSSIDEREMCGVFPHPAEMTGRVQGLSYVIAEAVMDNLITEAGDKFRGHEFHYSRVLGASGGKFAFRVLRGRGIVDSLDGITSGSSLASYIHIHAASCPQFAANFTRNAWEF from the coding sequence ATGAGAGTTGTACTTGCAGGGACAGGGAGTGCGGTTGGTAAGACCACAATAGCAACAGGGATAATGAAGGCGCTCTCAGGTAGAGGCGTGCAGCCCTTCAAGGTTGGCCCAGACTACATAGACCCATCCTATCATACCATGGCCACCGGCAACACCTCAAGGAACCTTGACTCATTCTTCATGACAGAGGCCCAGATAAGGGAGGCATTCACAAGGGCCATGAAATTATCAGGATCCAGGATGGGCATAATAGAGGGTGTAAGGGGATTATATGAGGGTATAAGCCCGATAGGAGATACAGGAAGTACGGCATCAGTTGCAAAGGCACTCGATGCTCCGGTTGTCCTTATAATAAACTCAAGGAGCCTTGTTAAGAGCGCTGCAGCAATGGTCCTAGGATTCAGAAGCCTCGACAGGGAGGTTAAAATAGAGGGCGTCATACTGAACCAGGTCAAGAACAGGAGGCACTACCTCAAGACCAGAAGGGCCGTGGAGGAACTGACCGGCACAGCGGTTATTGGGGGCATACCCCGCAGCAGTGAACTCGAGGTTGAACAGAGACACCTCGGCCTTGTCCCTGCAGTTGAGAGGGATACCATAGCAGCCCAAATCGAGAAGTGGGGCCTTGCAATGGAGGAGTACATTGACCTGGAGGCCCTTCAGGATATAATGTCCTCCGCAGGGAAGATAAGGGGTGAAAGGCAACCTCTCTGGCAGAGGGGAAACAGAAAGAGGGTTAGGATAGGTGTTGCCATCGACGAGGCCTTTAACTTCTACTACCAGGAGAACATTGAGGCCCTTGAGGACAACGCAGCATCTGTGGTTCCCTTCAGCCCCATACACGACGAGGAGCTTCCAGATGTTGACGCCGTCTACATCGGTGGGGGATACCCCGAGATCTTTGCAGCGGAACTTGAATCCAACACCTCAATGAGGAAGTCCATCCAGAGGTTCCATGCAGATGGGAGACCTATCTTCGGGGAATGCGGGGGCCTCATGTACCTCATGAGTTCAATCGATGAACGTGAAATGTGCGGTGTTTTCCCACACCCCGCTGAAATGACAGGACGCGTCCAGGGATTGAGTTACGTGATAGCCGAGGCAGTGATGGATAACCTGATCACAGAGGCCGGTGATAAATTCAGGGGACATGAGTTCCACTACTCAAGGGTCCTGGGGGCTTCAGGCGGAAAATTCGCCTTCAGGGTCCTCCGGGGGAGGGGGATAGTGGATTCCCTTGATGGTATCACATCAGGCTCATCCCTTGCAAGCTACATCCACATACATGCCGCATCCTGCCCACAGTTTGCTGCAAATTTCACAAGGAATGCCTGGGAGTTTTAG